AATGAGAGAATATTTTCTGAATAGCCATCGTTAAATTGAAACGCTAATTCTGCTTCAATTGCGTTTTGTTCACCAGAAAAGTATACAACTGGGTGAATAGAGTCTTTTTCCTCATTTAAATATGAAACGAACGCTTCAATACCTGTTTCATAATGAAAGACGTCTTCCAAATCATTTCTCTCATCTTTTATAGAGATTTTCATTCCTTTTAACAAGAATGCAGATTCACGTAATCTCTCACATAATGTTTCATAATTGTAATTTGTTGTACTGAAAATAGTTGGATCTGGTTTGAAATGCATTGTTGTACCAGACTCTTTCGTTTTCCCAATTTTCTCTAACGTCGTTGCAGGAATACCACCATTTTCAAAACGCTGTTCATATACATTTCCATCGCGCTTAATCGTTACAATTAGCCATTCTGATAAGGCATTTACAACAGATGCCCCAACACCGTGTAAACCACCACTTGTTTTATAACCACCTTGACCAAACTTACCACCAGCATGAAGTACCGTTAAAATAACTTCAGGTGTTGGCTTGCCAAGCTTATGCATTCCCGTAGGCATCCCTCGCCCTTTATCAATAACGCTAATACTATTATCTTTATGTATGATGACAGAAATTTCATCGCCAAATCCCGCTAATGCTTCATCAACGGAGTTATCTACTATTTCGTATACTAAATGATGCAATCCACGGCTGTCCGTGCTCCCGATATACATACCCGGGCGTTTTCGAACGGCTTCAAGTCCTTCAAGCACTTGAATTGCATCTTCATTATATTGGAACTGATGCTTCGCCAAACTCCTTGCCCCTTTCCTAATTAAATCAGAACATACGTTTCTATTATAGAATAACGCCTTACCTATACTTTTGGCAAGTTATCTTATCTCTTTTATATACCATTTTCAATAGAAAAATCCTTGTTTTTTCACAAGGATTCCTCTAGGCTACTATTTCAGAAAAATAATCGTTTGTCAACGAGAAATGGATATGTATTCCAAGATTACACATTCCAAAACTTTATCATTATCCAAATGATAAGTATCCAAAACGGGATAGCTAATAGTAATCCCCAAAAACAGCCTTTAAAAAATCTCATGATGAACACCTCGTTCATCGGCCCCGCTTATGTATAGAGCAAGGGCTGAATCAATCTTTCCATATCTAAAATCTATACTATCTTGTCATCGCATGCTCTACTTTAATACAACGATCCATTATAACAGTATAGTCTTGTTCTTTTAAAAACTTATATGTATCCTCATCCTGTACTCCTAATTGTGCCCAAAAGATATCTGCATCAATCTCTACAAATTCCTTTGCCACATCCATTAAAAATTCAGACCGACGAAACACGTTTACGATATCAACGTGTTCTTTAATATCCTTTAGTGAAGAAACAGCCTTTTCTCCAAGTACCTCATCAACTGTTGGATTTACTGGAATAATACGATACCCCGCATCCTGCATTGCTTTTGAAACCATATATGATGTACGTTCTGGCTTGTCAGATAATCCAACAACCGCGATTGTTTTACTTTCTTTCAGCATTTCACCAATTTCCGTACGAGTTGGGTTTTCGATTGTCATATTTAATCCCTCCTATTCCTTTAGTATATCCGATAAAGAAAGTCTCTTTCAACATGAAAGAGACTTTCTTTTATTGATTCTTAGTAGCTGAATTATCTGCTAAAGTAGCTG
The DNA window shown above is from Bacillus clarus and carries:
- a CDS encoding CoA-binding protein, whose amino-acid sequence is MTIENPTRTEIGEMLKESKTIAVVGLSDKPERTSYMVSKAMQDAGYRIIPVNPTVDEVLGEKAVSSLKDIKEHVDIVNVFRRSEFLMDVAKEFVEIDADIFWAQLGVQDEDTYKFLKEQDYTVIMDRCIKVEHAMTR